A genomic region of Marinobacter sp. NP-4(2019) contains the following coding sequences:
- a CDS encoding AraC family transcriptional regulator, which translates to MPGWTRQPNQPVTYPRMFVASAVELGASRSGILQRAGVSAEILDNPAGRISYLQTLQLFEAVHAAIGDTALGFDTGLRLPLTAHGNLGYALMCAPTPREAISILERFWHLRGRGVLMTVRESESDLFFEIEPEVPLPVPLREMMFSSILTSMIRGMEFVLPMLPNEREIWLCGPEPRGYRNRQQKVPRVLFNMPRAGVVLGGDRTWLDQPLPTANPEGLTQALAQCERESALTETNNDIARQVRAHLVQGQNGYPTPEQQAANLCLTPRTLRRRLQERGLSYKQLLDDVRRRDSCQLLANSEMEIQSISEMLGFADPANFTRAFKGWMGVVPSEWRQTNRKKSTGRAAQSFAKALQNPPPIPDRLRAMQQYAEVDAQ; encoded by the coding sequence ATGCCTGGCTGGACCCGACAACCCAACCAGCCGGTGACCTATCCCCGCATGTTTGTAGCGTCGGCAGTCGAACTTGGCGCAAGCCGAAGCGGGATTTTGCAGCGTGCAGGAGTGTCGGCTGAGATTCTGGACAACCCGGCAGGGCGGATCTCCTACCTGCAAACCCTGCAGCTGTTCGAAGCAGTTCACGCCGCGATTGGCGACACCGCGCTGGGGTTCGATACCGGCCTGCGGTTACCACTGACCGCCCACGGCAACCTGGGATACGCGCTGATGTGCGCCCCTACCCCACGTGAGGCTATTTCGATTCTGGAGCGGTTCTGGCACTTACGCGGGCGCGGCGTACTGATGACAGTACGGGAGTCGGAAAGCGACCTGTTCTTTGAAATCGAACCGGAAGTGCCCCTCCCGGTTCCCCTGCGGGAAATGATGTTCAGCTCCATATTGACCAGCATGATCCGGGGTATGGAGTTTGTGCTGCCGATGCTGCCCAATGAGCGGGAAATCTGGTTATGCGGGCCAGAACCACGAGGCTATCGGAATCGACAACAGAAGGTGCCCAGAGTGCTGTTCAATATGCCCCGCGCCGGCGTGGTTCTGGGCGGTGACAGAACCTGGCTGGACCAACCCTTACCAACCGCCAACCCGGAAGGGCTGACCCAGGCACTGGCACAATGTGAACGGGAAAGCGCACTCACAGAGACCAATAACGACATTGCCCGTCAGGTCCGCGCCCATTTGGTGCAGGGCCAGAATGGCTACCCCACACCGGAGCAACAGGCCGCCAATCTGTGCCTGACACCAAGGACTTTGCGCAGGCGGCTGCAGGAGCGGGGGTTGAGCTATAAGCAGTTACTGGATGATGTTCGGCGGCGGGACAGTTGCCAGCTATTGGCAAATTCTGAGATGGAGATTCAGAGCATCAGTGAGATGCTGGGTTTTGCCGACCCTGCGAACTTTACCCGGGCGTTCAAGGGTTGGATGGGGGTGGTTCCGAGTGAATGGCGGCAAACCAACAGGAAAAAGAGCACTGGCCGGGCCGCACAATCTTTCGCCAAAGCCTTACAGAATCCCCCACCTATTCCTGATAGACTACGCGCCATGCAACAGTATGCCGAAGTGGACGCTCAATGA
- the dusA gene encoding tRNA dihydrouridine(20/20a) synthase DusA — MNSERSTAQSADSANKAGSSLQEPSRRFCVAPMMDWTTTHYRYLARQLSRHTLLYTEMVTTGALIHGDTARFLRHDEAEYPLALQLGGSDAGELAHCAKLAEQYGFDEVNLNVGCPSDRVQNNMIGACLMGHPDKVAEGVRAMIDATDLPVTVKHRIGIDGRESWDDLCEFVEKVAAAGCRTFIVHARIAILEGLSPKENRDIPPLKYDWVYRLKAKYPELEIIINGGIKTFDECRQHLAHTDGVMLGREAYHNPWLLAGVDPEFFGQATPVQSRHEALRAMLPFIQSELERGVFLTHMSRHLLGLFHGQPGGRQFRRYISENAHKPGAGLEVIEEALARVREPAEPAIAPA; from the coding sequence ATGAATTCAGAAAGATCAACCGCACAGTCAGCAGATTCAGCGAACAAGGCCGGAAGCTCCCTGCAGGAGCCATCCCGCCGCTTCTGCGTGGCCCCGATGATGGACTGGACCACCACCCACTACCGTTACCTGGCGCGCCAACTCAGCCGCCACACCCTGCTCTACACGGAAATGGTCACCACCGGTGCGTTGATTCACGGCGATACCGCCCGCTTTCTGCGCCATGACGAGGCGGAGTACCCGCTGGCGCTGCAGCTCGGCGGCAGTGATGCCGGGGAACTGGCCCATTGCGCGAAGCTGGCGGAGCAGTACGGATTTGATGAGGTGAACCTGAACGTGGGCTGCCCCAGTGACCGGGTGCAGAACAACATGATCGGCGCCTGCCTGATGGGACATCCGGACAAGGTGGCCGAGGGTGTGAGGGCGATGATTGACGCCACCGACCTGCCGGTGACGGTCAAGCATCGCATTGGTATTGACGGGCGCGAGTCCTGGGACGATCTGTGCGAGTTTGTCGAGAAAGTCGCAGCCGCCGGTTGCCGCACGTTTATCGTCCATGCCCGTATCGCCATACTTGAGGGCCTGAGCCCCAAGGAGAACCGGGATATTCCGCCGCTGAAATACGACTGGGTATACCGCCTGAAGGCGAAATACCCGGAGCTGGAGATCATCATCAACGGCGGCATCAAGACTTTTGACGAGTGCCGCCAGCATCTGGCACACACGGATGGCGTGATGTTGGGCCGTGAGGCCTACCACAACCCGTGGCTACTGGCGGGTGTCGACCCGGAGTTCTTTGGCCAGGCAACACCGGTACAAAGCCGCCATGAGGCCCTGCGTGCCATGCTGCCATTTATCCAGAGTGAACTGGAACGGGGCGTGTTTCTTACACACATGTCACGTCACCTGCTGGGCCTGTTCCACGGCCAGCCCGGAGGCCGACAATTCCGCCGCTACATCAGCGAGAATGCCCATAAACCCGGGGCCGGGCTGGAGGTCATCGAAGAGGCCCTGGCCAGGGTTCGGGAGCCCGCGGAACCCGCGATAGCCCCCGCTTAA
- the tal gene encoding transaldolase, translating to MTSKLEQLKSMTTVVADTGDLGAIAQWRPEDATTNPSLLLKAAASDAYRPMLDKAVAMASRQGGSDAEQLGYATDALAVLAGREILELIPGVVSTEVDARLSFDTDATLARARRLIDLYRQQGVDTSRVLIKIASTWEGIRAAEQLEKEGIHCNLTLLFSFVQAAACADAGAFLISPFVGRILDWHLANSDRDSFPAAEDPGVQSVSRIYNYYKANGFKTVVMGASFRNLGEIEMLAGCDRLTISPALLQELKDDTAPLKRRLSAATASSSDGFGAIDERLFRWESNEDAMATEKLAEGIRRFAADQIELEGRVRQLAKAA from the coding sequence ATGACCAGCAAGCTCGAACAACTGAAATCCATGACCACGGTGGTTGCCGATACCGGGGATCTGGGTGCCATCGCCCAGTGGCGCCCCGAGGATGCCACCACCAATCCTTCCCTGCTGCTGAAAGCCGCCGCCTCGGACGCCTATCGCCCGATGCTGGACAAGGCCGTTGCCATGGCCAGCCGGCAGGGCGGGTCTGACGCCGAGCAACTGGGCTATGCCACCGACGCCCTGGCCGTACTGGCCGGGCGCGAGATTCTGGAACTGATTCCCGGCGTGGTTTCCACCGAGGTGGACGCACGCCTGTCGTTCGATACGGATGCCACCCTGGCCCGCGCCCGCCGGCTGATTGATCTGTACCGGCAGCAGGGCGTGGATACCAGCCGCGTTCTGATCAAGATTGCCTCCACCTGGGAAGGCATTCGTGCGGCGGAGCAACTGGAAAAAGAAGGCATCCACTGCAACCTGACCCTGCTGTTCTCATTTGTACAAGCGGCCGCCTGCGCAGATGCCGGTGCTTTCCTGATTTCACCGTTCGTGGGTCGCATCCTGGACTGGCACCTGGCCAACAGCGACCGGGACAGCTTCCCGGCAGCGGAAGATCCGGGAGTTCAGTCCGTGTCGCGCATCTATAATTACTACAAGGCCAATGGCTTCAAGACAGTGGTGATGGGCGCCAGCTTCCGCAACCTTGGTGAGATCGAGATGCTGGCCGGCTGTGACCGCCTGACCATCAGCCCTGCCCTGTTGCAGGAACTGAAAGATGATACTGCGCCACTGAAGCGCCGGTTGTCTGCGGCTACCGCCAGCAGTTCCGACGGCTTCGGCGCCATAGACGAACGGCTGTTCCGTTGGGAATCCAACGAAGACGCCATGGCCACAGAGAAGCTGGCAGAGGGCATTCGTCGCTTTGCCGCGGATCAGATCGAGCTGGAAGGCCGGGTGCGGCAACTGGCGAAAGCGGCGTAA
- a CDS encoding TerB family tellurite resistance protein: MIERLKQLFAPAEEAREAPDRHSLAVAATALMVQLSRIDNNEDERELQTIVDCAVNAHEVTPEEAEEILQDALNQADDATSLYEFTGQINEQLDQDAKQVLLESIWRVAFADGRIDKYEEHLIRRMADLLHLNHREYVQARHRAEGAD; this comes from the coding sequence ATGATCGAACGTCTGAAGCAGTTATTCGCCCCCGCAGAGGAAGCGCGGGAGGCGCCGGACCGGCATTCGCTGGCGGTGGCCGCGACAGCACTGATGGTCCAGCTCTCGCGGATCGATAACAACGAGGATGAACGGGAGCTGCAAACCATTGTGGATTGCGCCGTGAATGCCCACGAGGTCACCCCGGAGGAAGCCGAGGAGATCCTCCAGGATGCCCTCAACCAAGCGGATGATGCGACATCGCTGTACGAATTTACTGGTCAGATCAACGAGCAACTGGACCAGGACGCCAAACAGGTCCTGTTGGAAAGTATCTGGCGGGTGGCGTTTGCCGATGGCCGGATCGACAAATACGAGGAACACCTGATTCGCCGGATGGCCGATTTGCTGCATCTTAATCACCGCGAATACGTGCAGGCTCGCCATCGTGCGGAAGGCGCGGACTGA
- a CDS encoding 3-deoxy-7-phosphoheptulonate synthase — protein sequence MLAILHPDTPLDSDAYRQTMHYLENLPGVSIRVHEVQGASQRLTEIYLLGDTKSLDKEEIEALPAVERAIRISDDYRILGRHRDDKRQSGFTYNGVEFSQSNLNIFAGLCAVDVPEHVEMMMQALEDNGQVCTRMGAYKPRTNPYSFQGHGKGCLPWVFEKAGKHGIKVIAMEITHESHIEEIDTCLEQLGRPTGVMLQVGTRNTQNFELLKAIGRQSTYPVLLKRGFGITLNESLNAAEYLASEGNANVIFCLRGMKTEAGQPHRNMVDFAHVPAVKRLTRMPVCVDPSHSVGSREKSPDGILDVMHATAQGVIAGANMVLVDFHPKPEKALVDGPQALLMDELSAYLEDIRLCHDTWKKRQAIYQRLKESATE from the coding sequence ATGCTAGCCATTCTCCACCCTGATACGCCACTGGACAGCGACGCCTACCGGCAAACCATGCATTACCTGGAGAACCTGCCGGGCGTGTCAATTCGGGTACACGAGGTTCAGGGCGCCAGCCAACGGCTGACGGAAATCTACCTGCTGGGCGACACCAAGTCCCTCGACAAGGAGGAGATTGAAGCCCTGCCGGCGGTGGAGCGGGCGATCCGCATCTCCGATGACTACCGTATTCTGGGCCGCCACCGGGACGACAAACGCCAGAGCGGCTTCACCTACAACGGTGTGGAGTTCAGCCAGTCCAACCTGAATATCTTCGCCGGGTTGTGCGCAGTCGACGTACCCGAGCACGTGGAAATGATGATGCAGGCACTGGAAGACAATGGCCAGGTCTGCACCCGCATGGGCGCGTACAAGCCCCGCACCAACCCCTACTCTTTCCAGGGACATGGCAAGGGCTGCTTGCCCTGGGTGTTCGAAAAGGCGGGCAAACATGGCATCAAGGTGATCGCCATGGAGATCACCCACGAAAGCCATATTGAGGAAATCGACACCTGCCTCGAGCAGTTGGGCCGCCCCACCGGCGTGATGTTGCAGGTGGGCACCCGTAACACCCAGAACTTCGAGTTGCTGAAGGCCATTGGTCGCCAGAGCACCTATCCGGTGCTACTCAAGCGTGGTTTCGGCATTACTCTGAACGAATCCCTGAATGCTGCGGAATACCTGGCCAGCGAGGGCAACGCCAACGTCATCTTCTGTCTGCGAGGCATGAAAACCGAGGCCGGCCAGCCCCACCGCAACATGGTGGATTTCGCCCATGTGCCGGCGGTGAAACGCCTGACGCGTATGCCCGTGTGCGTGGACCCGTCCCACTCGGTGGGTAGCCGCGAAAAATCTCCGGACGGCATTCTCGATGTCATGCATGCCACTGCTCAGGGTGTGATTGCCGGCGCCAACATGGTGCTGGTGGATTTCCACCCGAAACCGGAGAAAGCCCTGGTGGATGGTCCACAGGCGCTGCTGATGGACGAATTATCGGCATACCTGGAAGACATCCGTTTGTGTCACGACACCTGGAAAAAACGCCAGGCCATTTATCAACGCCTAAAGGAATCAGCAACAGAATGA
- a CDS encoding glycerophosphodiester phosphodiesterase — protein sequence MIVYGHRGAKGEAPENTLAGFTHAYRHGIRHFELDLVLSKDGKPVIIHDLTVDRTTGQKGAVANYTADELAEMDARGSVTPWSTKTGIPRLESLLDEFADLEHLQLEVKKDNRQRLNVLCNRLTEIIQRRNLHTRVAVTSSDVWFLQQIQRRDKNIRLGLVAERKFPRPVNVASRLHCQFLCVNWKICSKTLVDDAHRRGMHVSAWTVNRIHDMLELEKIGVNSIISDYPTSTRMYFDNRANSVLSLPHGETLEGVTGDTAVSTD from the coding sequence ATGATTGTCTACGGACACCGTGGGGCCAAGGGAGAAGCCCCGGAGAACACACTGGCCGGATTTACTCACGCCTACCGTCACGGCATTCGCCACTTCGAACTGGATCTGGTGTTGTCGAAAGACGGCAAGCCGGTGATCATCCACGACCTGACGGTGGATCGCACCACAGGGCAGAAAGGCGCTGTTGCCAATTACACCGCCGACGAACTGGCGGAAATGGATGCCCGAGGGAGTGTGACGCCCTGGTCCACCAAAACCGGTATACCCAGGCTGGAATCGCTATTGGATGAGTTTGCTGATCTTGAACATCTGCAACTGGAGGTCAAGAAGGATAACCGTCAGCGGTTGAATGTCCTCTGCAACCGCCTGACCGAAATCATTCAGCGCCGGAACCTGCATACCCGGGTCGCCGTGACCTCATCGGATGTGTGGTTTCTGCAACAGATTCAGCGACGTGACAAAAACATCCGTCTTGGCCTGGTCGCCGAGCGAAAATTTCCCCGGCCGGTCAATGTGGCGTCACGGCTTCATTGCCAGTTCCTGTGCGTGAACTGGAAAATCTGCTCAAAAACCCTGGTGGACGACGCCCATCGCCGCGGCATGCATGTGTCGGCGTGGACCGTAAACCGCATTCACGACATGCTGGAACTGGAGAAGATTGGCGTCAACAGCATTATCTCCGACTATCCCACCAGCACCCGCATGTATTTCGATAACCGCGCGAACTCGGTCCTCAGCCTCCCCCACGGCGAAACACTCGAGGGCGTGACCGGGGACACTGCGGTTTCCACGGATTAA
- the sthA gene encoding Si-specific NAD(P)(+) transhydrogenase — translation MAEHHYDVVVIGAGPSGEGAAMNATKHGKRVAIIEDKPTVGGNCTHWGTIPSKALRHSVKQIITFNTNQMFRDIGEPRWFSFPRVLQNAQKVIDKQVKLRTQFYARNRVDLINGRASFLDEHRIEVRGSKSVETLHFKQAIIATGSRPYLPPDVNFRHHRIYNSDTILNLSHTPRTLIIYGAGVIGSEYASIFAGLGVKVDLINPGSRLLTFLDDEISDALSYHLRNNGVLVRHNEEYESVDGDDHGVVLSLKSGKKIRADAFLWCNGRSGNTEKLGLDNVGLVPNGRGQLAVDEHYRTEVDSIYAAGDVIGWPSLASAAYDQGRSASSDILHDEYFRFVSDVPTGIYTIPEISSVGKTERELTAAKVPYEVGQAFFKDLARAQITREAVGMLKILFHRETRQILGIHCFGDQAAEIVHIGQAIMNQEGEANSLNYFINTTFNYPTMAEAYRVAALNGLNRIF, via the coding sequence ATGGCAGAACATCATTACGACGTCGTCGTTATCGGCGCTGGTCCTTCCGGTGAAGGCGCAGCGATGAATGCGACGAAACACGGCAAACGTGTCGCGATCATCGAAGACAAACCCACCGTTGGTGGTAACTGCACCCACTGGGGGACCATTCCTTCCAAGGCGCTGCGCCATTCCGTCAAGCAGATCATTACCTTCAATACCAACCAGATGTTTCGGGACATTGGTGAACCCCGCTGGTTCTCGTTTCCGCGGGTACTTCAGAATGCCCAGAAGGTAATTGATAAGCAGGTAAAGCTGAGAACGCAGTTTTATGCCCGCAACCGGGTGGACCTGATCAACGGTCGCGCGTCCTTCCTGGACGAGCACCGAATCGAGGTCCGGGGCAGCAAATCTGTCGAGACACTGCACTTCAAGCAGGCAATTATTGCCACCGGTTCCAGACCCTACCTGCCGCCGGATGTGAATTTTCGCCATCACAGAATCTACAACTCGGATACCATTCTGAACCTGTCCCACACCCCGCGTACCCTGATCATCTATGGTGCCGGCGTAATCGGTTCGGAATATGCTTCCATCTTTGCCGGCCTGGGTGTGAAGGTCGATCTGATTAATCCCGGCAGTCGTCTGCTGACGTTTCTGGATGACGAGATTTCAGACGCCCTGAGTTACCACTTACGCAATAACGGCGTACTGGTTCGTCACAACGAGGAGTACGAGTCGGTCGATGGTGATGATCATGGGGTGGTGTTGTCGCTGAAATCCGGCAAGAAAATCCGTGCGGATGCGTTTCTCTGGTGCAACGGCCGCAGTGGTAACACGGAGAAACTTGGCCTGGACAACGTGGGTCTGGTGCCCAATGGCCGTGGCCAACTGGCCGTGGACGAGCACTACCGTACCGAAGTGGATAGCATTTACGCCGCCGGTGATGTAATTGGCTGGCCAAGCCTGGCGAGTGCCGCCTACGATCAGGGGCGTTCCGCGTCGTCCGATATCCTGCACGATGAGTACTTCCGCTTTGTGTCGGATGTGCCGACCGGGATCTACACCATTCCCGAGATCAGTTCGGTGGGCAAGACCGAGCGGGAGCTGACCGCAGCCAAAGTACCATACGAAGTCGGTCAGGCGTTCTTCAAGGATTTGGCCCGCGCCCAGATCACCCGCGAAGCCGTGGGTATGCTGAAGATCCTGTTCCACCGGGAGACCCGCCAGATCCTGGGTATTCACTGTTTTGGTGACCAGGCGGCGGAGATCGTTCACATCGGGCAGGCGATCATGAACCAGGAAGGGGAAGCCAATTCCCTGAATTACTTCATCAATACCACCTTTAACTACCCGACCATGGCGGAAGCCTATCGGGTAGCGGCGCTGAACGGGCTGAACCGGATCTTTTAA
- the nqrM gene encoding (Na+)-NQR maturation NqrM: protein MGTFLLVLLIVSVLVAAMSIGVIFGRKPISGTCGGIGALGISKSCDICGGNTQKCEEENERLANEGKSAEALSYDATRVGDR, encoded by the coding sequence ATGGGTACCTTTCTGTTGGTTTTACTGATTGTTTCCGTCCTGGTGGCGGCCATGTCGATCGGTGTTATTTTCGGTCGCAAGCCGATCAGTGGCACCTGTGGCGGTATTGGCGCCCTGGGTATCAGCAAGTCCTGTGATATTTGTGGCGGTAACACACAGAAGTGTGAAGAAGAAAACGAGCGGCTGGCCAACGAAGGTAAGTCTGCTGAAGCGTTGAGCTACGATGCCACCAGGGTTGGGGATCGTTAA
- a CDS encoding FAD:protein FMN transferase, translating into MTSCMFRPVRVAMVSVFWALAVAALAGCSFEPEEKVWEIAGPVFGTQYHINVVLTDNESHLENLGSGIEQVLEDVDASMSTWREDSELSRLNRREDQSAWIELSEPLYEVLATAARVSELTDGAFDVTIGPVVNLWGFGPEARPDEVPDENELQAKLEATGYENIELRSDPPALRARKPQYIDLSAIAKGYAVDAVARYLDNAGVEAYLVEIGGEVRVNGRKPNGDAWRLAIEEPVSERRQINRVVALDSQAMATSGDYRNYYESDGRRYSHTIDPETGKPIRHNLASVTVIADNCMLADALATGFNVMGYERAQALATRENIAAYFIVRSDNGFEVHYTPAFTAYVTD; encoded by the coding sequence ATGACATCCTGCATGTTTCGGCCCGTCAGGGTGGCAATGGTCAGCGTCTTCTGGGCGCTGGCTGTTGCCGCCCTGGCGGGTTGTTCGTTTGAGCCTGAGGAAAAAGTCTGGGAAATTGCCGGCCCGGTATTCGGTACCCAGTACCATATCAATGTCGTATTGACGGACAATGAGTCCCACCTTGAGAATCTGGGTTCCGGTATAGAGCAAGTTCTGGAAGACGTGGACGCTTCCATGTCGACCTGGCGTGAGGATTCGGAGCTTTCCCGCCTCAACCGTCGGGAGGATCAATCGGCATGGATTGAACTCTCGGAGCCTCTCTATGAAGTACTTGCCACGGCGGCCCGGGTTTCCGAGCTGACCGACGGCGCTTTCGATGTCACTATTGGTCCGGTGGTAAACCTCTGGGGGTTCGGCCCCGAGGCCCGGCCGGATGAGGTCCCCGATGAAAATGAACTCCAGGCAAAACTGGAGGCAACCGGATACGAAAACATCGAACTCAGATCCGATCCGCCTGCGCTGAGAGCCCGGAAACCGCAATATATTGACTTGTCGGCGATTGCCAAGGGCTATGCGGTGGACGCTGTCGCCCGCTATCTTGATAATGCCGGTGTGGAAGCGTATCTCGTGGAAATTGGCGGTGAGGTCCGAGTCAACGGTCGCAAGCCCAATGGCGATGCCTGGCGGCTGGCGATAGAGGAGCCGGTGTCGGAACGCCGCCAAATCAATCGCGTAGTGGCGCTGGATAGCCAGGCTATGGCAACCTCCGGGGATTATCGTAACTATTACGAATCGGACGGTCGCCGTTATTCACATACAATTGACCCTGAGACTGGTAAACCGATCCGGCACAATCTGGCTTCGGTGACCGTGATCGCCGACAACTGCATGCTGGCGGATGCGCTGGCGACCGGTTTCAATGTCATGGGGTATGAGCGGGCGCAGGCTCTGGCGACCCGTGAAAACATAGCGGCTTATTTCATTGTACGAAGTGATAACGGGTTTGAGGTTCATTACACGCCTGCTTTCACTGCGTACGTTACAGACTAG
- the nqrF gene encoding NADH:ubiquinone reductase (Na(+)-transporting) subunit F — protein sequence MSTEIILGVVMFTVIVLALVAIILAARSKLVSTGDVTIEINDDPEHTLTTEAGGKLLGTLANNGIFLSSACGGGGTCAQCKCKVLEGGGAMLPTEKTHFTNREEKEGWRLSCQVPVKQDMKVEVPEEFFGVKKWECEVISNHNVATFIKELVLKLPEGEEVDFRAGGYVQLECPPYEIDFKDFDIEEEFHEDWDKHNIWRYKAVNKEETIRAYSMANYPEEKGVLKFNIRIATPPPGTDYPPGIMSSYVFNLKPGDKVTVMGPFGEFFAKKTDAEMVFIGGGAGMAPMRSHIFDQLKRLNSKRKISFWYGARSVREMFYVEDFDMLAEENDNFEWHVALSDALPEDNWEGPTGFIHNVLYDNYLKDHPAPEDCEYYMCGPPIMNASVIKMLKDLGVEDENIMLDDFGG from the coding sequence ATGAGTACAGAAATTATTCTCGGCGTGGTCATGTTCACCGTTATCGTACTGGCGCTGGTCGCGATTATCCTCGCGGCCCGTTCCAAGCTGGTAAGCACCGGTGATGTGACCATCGAAATCAATGACGACCCGGAACACACCCTGACCACGGAAGCGGGTGGCAAACTTCTGGGCACGTTGGCAAACAACGGCATTTTCCTGTCATCGGCCTGCGGCGGTGGCGGTACTTGTGCCCAGTGTAAATGTAAAGTTCTGGAAGGTGGCGGCGCCATGCTGCCAACTGAAAAGACTCACTTTACCAACCGTGAAGAGAAAGAAGGCTGGCGCCTGTCCTGCCAGGTTCCTGTCAAGCAGGACATGAAGGTCGAAGTGCCGGAGGAATTCTTCGGCGTCAAGAAGTGGGAATGCGAGGTTATCTCCAACCACAACGTGGCGACTTTCATCAAGGAGCTGGTGTTGAAGCTGCCTGAAGGTGAGGAAGTGGACTTCCGTGCCGGTGGTTACGTCCAGCTGGAGTGCCCTCCCTACGAGATCGATTTCAAGGATTTCGATATCGAGGAAGAGTTCCACGAAGACTGGGACAAGCACAACATCTGGCGCTACAAGGCGGTTAACAAGGAAGAGACCATCCGCGCCTACTCCATGGCGAACTATCCGGAAGAGAAGGGTGTACTGAAGTTCAACATCCGTATCGCCACGCCACCTCCGGGCACGGATTACCCGCCGGGCATCATGTCGAGCTACGTGTTCAACCTGAAACCGGGTGACAAGGTAACCGTTATGGGACCATTCGGTGAGTTCTTCGCCAAGAAGACCGATGCCGAAATGGTATTCATCGGTGGTGGCGCCGGCATGGCTCCGATGCGCTCCCATATCTTTGATCAGCTCAAGCGCCTGAACTCCAAGCGCAAGATCAGCTTCTGGTACGGTGCGCGAAGCGTCCGCGAGATGTTCTACGTGGAAGACTTTGACATGCTGGCGGAAGAGAATGACAACTTCGAGTGGCACGTGGCACTGTCCGATGCGCTGCCTGAAGACAACTGGGAAGGCCCCACTGGGTTCATCCACAATGTGTTGTACGACAACTATCTGAAGGACCATCCGGCGCCGGAAGATTGTGAATACTACATGTGTGGGCCCCCCATCATGAACGCGTCCGTGATCAAGATGCTGAAGGATCTTGGTGTTGAGGACGAGAACATCATGCTGGATGACTTCGGAGGGTAA
- the nqrE gene encoding NADH:ubiquinone reductase (Na(+)-transporting) subunit E: MEHYISLILKAVFVENMALAFFLGMCTFLAISKKIEAAVGLGIAVVVVLTVTVPVNNLLYNSILREGALEWAGLPNVDLSFLGLLTYIGVIAAIVQIMEMVLDKYIPALYAALGVFLPLITVNCAILGASLFMVERDYTFGESVVYGFGAGLGWALAIVALAGIREKLKYSDVPNGLRGLGITFITVGLMSLGFMSFSGISL, from the coding sequence ATGGAACATTATATCAGCTTGATTCTGAAGGCCGTTTTCGTTGAGAACATGGCGCTGGCCTTCTTCCTGGGGATGTGTACCTTCCTGGCGATCTCCAAGAAGATTGAGGCGGCTGTTGGTCTCGGCATCGCCGTGGTAGTCGTGCTCACCGTGACCGTGCCGGTGAACAACCTGCTGTATAACAGCATTCTCCGCGAAGGCGCGCTTGAGTGGGCCGGTCTCCCCAATGTTGACCTCAGCTTCCTCGGGTTGTTGACCTACATCGGTGTTATCGCCGCTATCGTGCAGATCATGGAAATGGTTCTGGACAAATACATACCCGCGCTTTACGCCGCGTTGGGTGTGTTCCTGCCGCTGATTACGGTGAACTGCGCGATCCTCGGTGCATCGCTGTTCATGGTTGAGCGGGATTACACCTTTGGTGAGAGTGTGGTGTACGGCTTCGGTGCCGGTTTGGGCTGGGCGCTGGCCATTGTGGCCCTGGCCGGTATCCGAGAGAAACTGAAATACAGCGACGTGCCGAACGGTCTGCGTGGCCTGGGTATCACCTTCATTACTGTTGGTCTGATGTCCCTGGGCTTCATGTCGTTCTCAGGTATTTCACTGTAA